The nucleotide sequence ACATGAAAGCGGTCTGTAACCAAATTTGCCATGGGGAAACATGTTCTTGCGGATGACTCCATGTTTTTTGCCATGTCAAGGGTTACTTCCTTTACTTTATTCCTTTGTTCCAGAGGGATTTTCTCTAGGACTTGTATGATATTTGCCGACAATGTGCCTTTTACAGAAGCTACCAAAGAGCCTTTTTTGCCTCTCCCGTTTTTATTGGTAATAAAAGTGTACAACTCTCCTTTTGACAGTGCAACTTCGTCTATACTAAGATGCTCTCCGATATTGTCCGGAAAGACCAAATAGTCCTCTGCATGCTCTTTTTGTTCCCACTGCTTAAACCCACTGCTTTTCTTCTTATAGTGCCTCCTCAACAAATCCCCTTTGACCTCATAATAGCTGCCAATGTTACCAATGGTATCTTCGCGGGTCTCGACCTGTACCTTTTAAAAAATCTGAAAGCTCTTGAGTGATTTTAGAGCCTTCAGCTACAAATGAATAGTCATTGTAAACTATTTTGTTCTTGCATGTTTTATGCCTCCACCTTCGTCGCTTAAATTCAAGATAAACGGCTTTTCCCCTGATAGGGAAATCTTGAACAATTTTAGGTTCATAAAAACCTTTAGACTCGTACTCTTCAGGATTATGCTTTCCTAATAGCCGGTTCTGCTCAATGAGGTTGATTTTATAAAAAGCTCTTTTGCTGTTCAGGTCACATAGCTCTATTACAGCTTCTATTTCAAAAAAATCTAGTATGCCTTCCGGCAAAAAAGGGGCAATAATGCTTTCTTTCATCTTGCCTTAAAATTAACAAATCAAACCAAGACTCCCCAACTTTTACGTGTGAGCCAAAATATCTTCCTATAAAGTATAGCGTTTAATACTGCTGGGTTTAATATAATATAGTTTCCTGTTGATGCTCTAGGCTTAATTCCATTTTTTTGTTGTTGAAAATAAAGCGGTTGCTCCAAAAATGATATAGTTTACTATATATATTAGGTCCAATATGGGGAGTAAATACCACTGTAGCTTATCCTTGAGTTTGTATGAGATCAATGAAAAGGTGATGGTGGTTAAAATAGCCCGCCCTAAGAAAAGAGCAAAGAGTAATAGCTTTTCTTCATAAGCAGGCAGCAATAAAAAAAAAGTAGTATAAAATAATATATGTGAAAGGTTTAATGCTCCTATCATTACTTTATGTTGTGTTTTATAATGCTTTCCTGCATTCAGGTGTCTCTTTTTTTGAATAAACCAACCCTTCCACGTATGTTTTGGGGTTGAGATCGTTTGGCTTTTTTGGGTGATTTTTATCGATACTTCGTGCTTGTCTGCTACATCTTTTATAAATAAATCATCATCTCCTCCTGTGATGTTTTTATGGCTTTCAAGTCCATTGTTCTCATTAAACAGGTTTTTTCTGTAGCATAGGTTTCGGCCTACACCCATGTATGGTGCGCCTCGAAGAGCAGCGGATAAATATTGGATGCCGGTGTAAATAGTTTCATACCTTATTAAAGCGTTCAAAAGGCCTGCTTTTCTTTGATAAGGAGAGTATCCCAGTACAATTGGCGATTGAGGAGTGTTTTTCTCACTCATTTCTTTTAACCAAAGGTTGCTGGCAGGTACACAATCTGCGTCAGTAAGAAGTATAATTTCATTTTTTGCTGATTCTATGCCTTTTGTCAATGCATATTTTTTAGAAGTAAAGCCTTTAGGTGTTTTGTTAATATGTACAAACTTCAGTTTGTCGTTTTTAAAGAGTGTTTCGAGTGTGGAAGTTTTATCGTTGGATCGGTCGTTGACTATTATTATTTCATATTCTAAGTATTCCTGAGAAAGTAGCCTTGGAATTAATGTTTTTAAGTTTTTGTATTCATTATGTGCACATACGATTATGGAAACCTTGCTTTCTGTATCAGCCCTGGTAGATTTGTCTTTATGGAAGAGCAGAATTGGAAAGTAGTAAAGGTAAAAGTAAACTTGTATACAGATACACAGAAGAAATAAGTAAAAAATTGCCAGAGTCAATGTATTTTCGCATTTTTTATGGTCATACAATATTAATCAAATAACTTTATAAAAAATATATAGGTTAAGCCATGTTTTTTAAATTAGATCATCAAGACAATGAAAGCTCTGCTAGGACTGGTACTGTATTTACCGGGCATGGAGAAATAAAAACTCCTGTATTTATGCCTGTAGGCACTGCAGGTTCTGTAAAAGCTGTGCACCAGCGTGAGCTTAATGAAGATATAAAAGCGCAAATAATCCTTGGCAATACCTATCACCTATACTTGCGGCCAGGTCTAGAAATTATGGAAAAGGCCGGAGGGCTTCATAAGTTTAACGGCTGGCATAAGCCTATATTGACCGATAGTGGCGGGTATCAGGTATATTCTATGTCTGATATCAGGAAAATTAAAGAAGAAGGAGCTACTTTTAAGTCGCATATAGACGGATCACTTCACTTTTTTTCTCCTGAAAATGTAATGGACATTCAGCGCACCATTGGTGCCGATATCATAATGGCTTTTGATGAATGTACTCCTTACCCATGTGACTATAAATATGCCAAGGACTCTATGGAAATGACCCACCGCTGGCTTAAACGGTGCTGCGATCGTTTTGATAGTACTGAAGATAAGTATGGTTATAAACAGGTTTTGTTTCCTATAGTTCAGGGGAGTACTTACAAAGATTTACGGCGCCAGTCGGCAGAGGCTATCGCCGAAGCCGGACGGGAAGGCAATGCCATAGGAGGATTGTCGGTGGGAGAGCCTGCAGAAATGATGTATGAAATGACAGAGGAGGTTTGCAGTATTCTCCCTAGGGATAAACCACGGTATTTAATGGGCGTAGGTACACCTGCAAATTTGTTGGAAAACATTGCTTTAGGTGTAGATATGTTCGATTGTGTGATGCCAACTCGAAATGCCCGCAATGGTATGATTTTTACCACTCAGGGCATTCTTAATATACGTAATAAAAAGTGGGAGGACGATTTCTCCCCATTGGACCCAGTGTTAGGAGGCTTTGTGAATGAAACGTATTCTAAAGCTTATTTACGGCATTTAATGGTTTCGGGAGAAATCCTTGCGTGTCAAATAGCAAGTGTGCAGAACCTTTCTTTTTATTTATGGCTTATGGATGAAGCAAGAAGAGAGATTGAGAAAGGTACGTTTCTTGCATGGAAGAATAAAATGGTTAAACAAGTCATGCAAAGACTATAAATTTTATGCGAATAAAACTTCTGGATTGGTATATCTTCAGAAATTTCCTGCAGACCTTTGTCTTTACTGTAGTCCTTTTGGTGCTGGTAATATGTGTGATTGATTATACAGAAAGAAATGGGGATTTTCTCAGCAGCGATGTTACTACGCGGGAAATCTTTTTGGTATACTATTTAAACTTTATCCCTTACCTGGCAAACATGCTCAGCCCCATTACAATATTTATTGCGGCTGTGTTTGTTACAGCACGGTTTGCTGCCCATACTGAAATTATAGCTATGCTCAGTAGTGGTGTCAGTTTTCGCCGTTTGCTGATGCCATATGTTGCCGCTTCTATTTTAATTGGTATCCTTACTTTTGGTCTCATAGGCTGGGTAATCCCTGATGCCAATAAAAAACGGATTGGTTTTGAAAATCAATATCTTAGGAATAAGTATCATTTTGATGGTAGAAATGTCCATATGAAAATTGCTCCAGAAACTTATGTGTATCTGGAAAGCTATAATAACATGATGGATGTCGGGTATCAGTTTACGTTGGAGTATATTGACGGAATTGATATGCACTCTAAATTAAAAGCCAATAAGATTGTCTGGCAGGAGGATACGGAAACATGGCGGTTGGAAAAATACTCCATTAGGGAGTTTAAAGATGGTAAGGAGTCCCTGCGCTTTGGTGACCGTGCAGATACACTCATCAATTTACATCCTCAGGATTTTGGGGATAATTATTCACGTCACGAAACATTGACGCTTAACGAGTTGGAAGACCATATTTTGCTGCTTCAGGAAAGGGGCGCTGAAAATATAGAAGTTTTTCTAACGGAAAAGTATGAAAGGTATACTTACCCCTTTGCTATTCTTATTCTTACCGTTATAGGCGTGGTGGTTTCTGCCAGAAAGTCAAGGGAGGGAACTGGCTTTAAGATCGCATTTGGGTTTTTCTTAGCCTTTATTTATATCATTTTTGTTATTTTAAGTCGAAATTTAGCTCATGTGGGATCTATGGGGCCATTGGTTGCTGCTTGGGTGCCAAATACAGTATTCTCTATTATTGGCTTGATGCTTTATAAGAGTGTTCCTAAATAAATCTCTTTTAAATACAACTGTATAACATTTCGCCTCGCATGATAAATAAGTTTCGTGTGAGGCTTTCTCATTTTTTATACTTGGTAAACGCCATTCAAGTGATGGAAGTAAAGCTAATATAAAACTTCTGCTTAGGGCATGCTGAATAACGTCCGAAATGTTATTTGGTTAGGATTAAATAAAACTTTACGAGGTATAGGTGAAAGGTTCTTTGATTTTTCTTTTTTTACTAGTTTTACTAGCAAAGTCTATTGAGAATAGCTGAGTTTAATAGTTTATTTTGGATTGGCGTAGCCACAAGACATGCTTTGTGGCTACGCATAGGCGTGGCTTTTTCAGCAGCCCCTACTTGTTTAAGGCAGTGAGAGAAATCCCTTTTATTTACCTTATAAGGTATCTGTCTGAAATATCTTCAACAATTTCCCAGTCTCCCTTTTTCTTATCTATAATATGGGCGTTTTTTATAATGATAAGCTCTCCTTGTGAAATCCTGAAATCCTCTTCTGATAAATCTATCTCTACAGAGTCTTCTATCTTTTTTGTCCATTTCACACGACCTTGGGTGTTTAGGAGTATCACTTCAAACTCTTTAACTTCAAATCTGTCAGAAACATCTTTGTTCTTTTTAAATACACTTACATAAGCTTTTCTGCTTTCCCTTAGATCGTCCTGGAAAACTCTGACTTGCAGTCCTGGACCGGCAAAAACTGGTGATAGGCTGTACAATGTTACAACTAGGGTTAGAAGTAGCTTATGTTTAAATTTCATAGACTGTTTCGGTTTTTCTAAATTACAATAATACAAAATTGTCTTTATATTTTACCAATAAATAATGGCTAATATTGAACAAATAGTATAACTTTATTCCTGAAATTTGTTCAAAAAAAATGTTAAATCCAGAAGCACTTTTGTTTTAAGTGGCTTAGAGACTGAACTAAATAGTCAGAAGCTTTTTCAGTGTCGATAAATATCTGTCAGAACGTAAGCTTTTGTAAATAGCTTATTAACAGCAGTTTTTGGCGATGTCCTTTTGTTTCAGCCAAGGTGTCTGGAAAAGCCTACGGTATTTTATAGGGAAAGGTTGCGGTTCGTGTAACTATTTTTTGACTCGAGTTATGCAATAGATTTCGTCATTAGGAGCACCAGGATTAACGTCAAACACTGTTTGGGAAATAAATTAGGGGCGACAGTGCCAAAGGAAAGGTGCATATGAACGTGAACTGCTTAATTTTCAATGTTTGTTTACTGTAAAGTTAAAGGTGTCTTTTTAATTTCGGGTAAAATATTGGAGTGAGATGTATATAGAAAGCAAGAAGATCTCATGAGCTATTATATTATTTTTTATATTTGTGCTAAACCTTCAAAGTGAATGCGAAAAAGGATAATAATTGACAGCCGTCTTTTAAACATAACCATTGAGCGGTTAAGTCATCAGCTTATAGAAAACCACGACGACTTTGAGAATTCTGTAATACTTGGTATTCAACCCAGAGGAGTTTTTTTGGCCAAAAGGATTACTACGAAGCTTTCGGAGATTTTAGGTAAAGAAATCAACCTTGGCTTTTTAGATGTGACATTTTACCGAGATGACTTCCGTAGAAAGGATTCTCCCTTAAAGGCTAATGCAACGCAGGTTCCTTTTTTGTTGGAAGGCAAGAAAGTAGTTTTGGTAGACGATGTCTTATACACCGGAAGAACCGTACGTGCCGCAATGGATGCCATGATAGCATTTGGACGACCTCAAAAAGTAGAGTTGTTGGCTTTGGTAGATAGAAGGTACAGTAGAGACCTACCCATTCAAGCAAACTACATTGGAAAGAAGGTCAATTGCCTTGAATCAGAAAAAGTGCTGGTGGAGCTTACTGAAGGTGGAAAGAAACAAGATAATATTTGGCTAATAAACAAGAACCAGGCATAGGTAATGCAGCAACAACTTAGTGTAAAGCATTTGTTAGGGATAGAAGACCTGAAAAAGGAAGATATCCAACTTATTTTTGAAACTGCTGACAACTTTAAAGAGGTTATAAACCGGCAAATAAAGAAGGTACCCTCACTGAGAGACATTACAATTGCGAATGTTTTTTTTGAGAATTCTACCCGTACAAGACTGTCGTTTGAGCTGGCCCAAAAAAGACTCTCTGCAGATGTTATCAATTTTTCATCTTCTTCTAGCTCTGTAAAAAAGGGCGAGACATTGGTTGACACGGTAAAGAACATATTGGCTATGAAGGTGGATATGATCGTAATGAGACATGCCAGTGTAGGCGCACCCCATTTTTTGGCCAAGCATGTAGATGCCAAAATAGTCAACGCAGGCGATGGTACTCATGAGCATCCTACTCAAGCTTTACTCGATACTTATTCTATAAGGGAAAGAACAGGGGATGTGGCCGGTAAAAAGGTATGTATCTTCGGAGATATTTTGCACTCTCGTGTGGCGCTGTCCAATATTTTTGCTTTGCAGAAACTGGGTGCTGAAGTGATGGTATGTGGCCCTAATACACTACTTCCGACCTATATTAATTCTTTGGGGGTAAAAGTGGAACTGGATGTGAGAAAAGCCTTGGAGTGGTGCGATGTGGCCAATGTGTTGCGTATCCAATTGGAGCGGCAAACGATTAAGTATTTCCCTTCTCTTAGGGAATATGCTATGTATTATGGCATAAACAAAGAATTGTTAGATAGCTTGGACAAAGAAATTGTGATCATGCACCCTGGGCCAATTAATAGAGGGGTAGAGTTGTCCAGTGACGTGGCAGACTCTCATCATTCTATTATACTTGACCAGGTAGAGAATGGAGTAGCTGTCAGGATGGCTGTTCTGTACTTATTAGCAGGTGCTATTAATTAAATGCTATAAAATGCTTTTAAACGGAGGCGAGGTTAAAACTTACTCAGTTAAAGCATTGTTAGTTTAATAATATATATATATATAATTAGAATCAGAAGGTGTCTTTATTGATAAAGCTGATTTGTTATCCACACATGTTATTTTATGATTTATAATTCTATAATAGAGACTATTGGAAATACCCCACTTATAAAACTGAATAAAGTTGTAGCAGGGGTGAAGGGTACGGTATTGGTAAAGGTTGAATACTTCAATCCAGGTAACTCTGTAAAAGACAGAATGGCCTTAAAGATGATTGAAGATGCTGAACAAGCTGGTATCTTAAAACCGGGAGGGACTATTATTGAAGGGACTTCTGGTAATACAGGAATGGGACTTGCGTTGGCAGCTATTTCCAAAGGCTATAAGTGTATATTTACAACTACCGATAAGCAATCGCAGGAAAAAATAGACGTACTACGTGCATTAGGTGCTGAAGTAATTGTATGCCCGACCAATGTAGCACCTTCTGATCCCCGTTCTTATTATTCAATGGCGGCCAAATTAAATAGGGATATCCCTAACTCCTTTTACCCTAATCAATACGACAACTTGAGCAATACGGCCGCTCATTTCGAAACTACAGGGCCTGAAATATGGAGGGATACCGAGGGAAAAATAACACATTTCGCAGCCGGTGTGGGTACTGGAGGTACTATGTGCGGTGTGTCAGGTTACCTGAAGCAGCAAAATTCTTCAATAGTATCTGTGGGTATTGATACTTATGGCTCTGTATTTAAGAAGTATAAAGAAACTGGAATTTTTGATGAAAATGAAGTGTACCCTTATAGCACAGAGGGGATAGGCGAGGACATACTTCCTAAGAATGTCAACTTTGACTTAATTGATACTTTTGTTAAAGTTACAGATAAAGATGGGGCGGTTATGACCCGTAGGTTGGCCAGGGAAGAAGGACTTTTTGTAGGTTGGTCGGCAGGATCTGCTGTCTATGGCGCTTTAGAGTATGCCAGAGAAAATCTTCAGAAAGATGACGTGATGGTCATTATTTTGCCTGACCATGGTACCAGGTATCTTGCGAAGGTTTATAACGACAATTGGATGAAGAGCCATGGTTTTATCGAGACAGGCAAATTTGCTACGGCCAAACAAATTATAGAATATAAAAAGCGAAACGGAAACCTTATAACCATTAAATCCGACGACACCACAGGCGATGCTATCAAAAAAATGAGCGATGCTGGCATTTCGCAAATACCTGTTATGGATGGAGAGAATATCGTAGGGAGCTTAATAGACTCTAAAGTGTTAAAGCAGCTCATCGAAAACCCCTCTTTACGAGAGAAGCCTGTTAGTGAGATTATGGACAAGCCTTTTACTTTTGTTGGGCTTGACAATACGTTAGATGTATTATCTTCATTGATTACCAAAGACAACTCAGCGCTTTTGGTAAGAGATACGGACAATAAAGTTTACATTATCACTCAGGCAGACTTGCTCATGGCAATTAATAATTAATATTTATTTCGATTAAAAAAGCGCTTAAAATTATTTTTAGCGCTTTTTTATTTTAGAACTGCCAAGGTATTTCCTGTACTAATTTTTTTAACAATGAACTGAAGTTCCCTGGAAATTTATAAACCCTGTTGCATATTAGTGGTTAGTGGGGGATGCACAGCAAAACTTATTTGTACTAAAAAAAGAAAATATTTGTATATTGAGAAATAGAAACGTTCATAGCTGATGGCATTGTGATTCAGTTGGTATTAAATGTGCACAAGGCTCTTTTAAAAATAGTAGTTGGTCGGATATAAAGGTCAAATGAATACATCAGTAAGAGTATTTTTCGTTCCGATGCTTGGAACTTTAGATAATAGAAAAATTGGTTTATAATTAATAATTAAGTCAATGAGAAAAATATGTGTTTTAATCGTAGTGTTCCTTTCTGTTTCTCTTGTTAGTTTGGAGTCATGTACACGAGCGCCACATCATAAGTCTAAAAAAGGAAAGCAGCAACCTAAGAAAGGGCCAATGCCTTGCCCAATGAAAGACTGCTAGCCTTGGGTTTGGTAAAATTGATTTACAAGTTACGCCTCTCGGTTTTCTGGTAAAAATGTAGCCTTGTTTAATATTCTGTCGGAAAAATAGTATATTTGGTAATATGAAAAAGATTATCATAGCACTGGATGGTTATTCTGCATGTGGGAAAAGTACTACAGCTCGTATCGTTGCCTCAAGGTTGGGATATAGTTATATTGATACCGGTGCTATGTATAGAGCTGCAACACTATATTTCCATCAAAATTATATCAACCTAACCAATCCTAAGGATATAGCAAAAGCCCTCGGTGAAATTCAAATTACGTTTAAGTATAATACCAAACAAGAGCGTAATGAAACTTACCTAAACGGGTTGAATGTGGAAGATGAAATACGTAAAATGTATATTACTGAAAAGGTGAGCGAGGTAAGTGCTATTGCTGATGTTCGGCATTTTATGGTTGCGCAGCAAAAGAAGATTGGGAAAAAAGGGGGGATGGTAATGGATGGCCGTGACATTGGTACAGCTGTTTTCCCAGAGGCAGAACTGAAAATGTTCATGGTAGCAGACATCAATGTCAGGGCTTGGAGAAGACAGCAAGAACTTTTTGATCAAGAGCAGGTGGTAGATCTTGATGTGATCAAAAGTAACCTTGCCAGAAGGGACCACATGGACACTACACGTCAAGAAGGTCCTTTGAAAAAAGCAGATGACGCTTTTATTCTAGACACTACTTTTATGACCATAGACGAGCAGGTTGATTATATTCTTAATCTCGCTACAGGGAAAATTATTGAGGATTATACTCGTTTGTTAACACCTTGAAAATGAATATAGCTATAGATAAAAACTCTGGATACTGTTTTGGTGTTGAATTTGCCATTCAAATGGCTGAAGACGAAATGCGGAATGGGGGAGCCTTATATTGCCTGGGCGATATTGTCCATAACAGTATGGAGGTTAAAAGGCTTAAGGAACAAGGGTTGAGAATAATAGATCGTGAGGAACTAAAGAACCTAAAAGATTGCAAAGTATTGATACGAGCTCATGGAGAACCGCCTGAGACTTATCAATTAGCACTTGATAATAATATTGAACTTATTGATGCCTCATGCCCAGTAGTTTTGAAACTGCAAAACAGAGTTAAGTCTTCTTGGGACAAAATGCAGGATGTAGAAGGGCAAATTGTTATCTATGGACAGCAAGGACATGCAGAAGTGGTAGGGCTTGCCGGACAAACGCGCAACAAAGCTATTATTGTTACTTCTGAGGAGGATCTTGATAAGATTGACTTTTCCAAGCCTGTTACTTTGTATAGCCAGACAACTAAAAGTACCAAAGGTTTCTATGCTATCAAGGATAAAATTGCAGAAAGACTAGGTAACGATTCTGAAAAGCCAGCTTTTGTATATAATGATAGTATATGCCGTCAAGTTTCGAATAGAGAGCCTCAGCTTCAGGAGTTTTCAACGAAACATGACATCATTGTGTTTGTTAGCGGGAAGAAAAGCAGTAATGGGAAAGCATTGTTTGGTGTTTGTAAAAATATTAATGAAAGAAGTTTTTTTGTGGAAAATGAAACTGAAATAAACGCCGAATGGTTTGAACCAGGGGACTCTGTTGGTATATGTGGGGCTACTTCTACTCCTATGTGGCTTATGCAGAAAGTTGCCGATCATATTGAAAAGTTGATGTTAAATATGGAAGCCGTTTAAGTTATTTTGTTTTATGCCGAAATTCCTGAAATATTTTTTACAGGGTTTACTTTTTGTTATACCTGTTAGTATAACCATTTTTATCATTTATGCAGCTATTTCTTGGTTAGATAGCTTGATCCCCAAAATATTTGATGTAGAACTTTACCCAGGTATGGGATTGGTCTTGATACTTGGGCTAATTACTTTTATTGGTTATTTGGCCTCTACACTTATAGCCAAGCCTGCTTTCATTGTTGTCGAAAATTATTTATATAAAGTACCTGTCATTAACCTCATATATTCCTCAGTAAAGGATTTTACGGGTGCTTTTGTGGGTGAAAAGAAAAAATTCAATATACCCGTTCTTGTCAGGATTAATAAAGATTTTGATATTTGTCGGTTGGGATTTCTCACTCAAACAGATTTAAAACGATTAAAG is from Cytophagaceae bacterium ABcell3 and encodes:
- a CDS encoding pyridoxal-phosphate dependent enzyme, with the protein product MIYNSIIETIGNTPLIKLNKVVAGVKGTVLVKVEYFNPGNSVKDRMALKMIEDAEQAGILKPGGTIIEGTSGNTGMGLALAAISKGYKCIFTTTDKQSQEKIDVLRALGAEVIVCPTNVAPSDPRSYYSMAAKLNRDIPNSFYPNQYDNLSNTAAHFETTGPEIWRDTEGKITHFAAGVGTGGTMCGVSGYLKQQNSSIVSVGIDTYGSVFKKYKETGIFDENEVYPYSTEGIGEDILPKNVNFDLIDTFVKVTDKDGAVMTRRLAREEGLFVGWSAGSAVYGALEYARENLQKDDVMVIILPDHGTRYLAKVYNDNWMKSHGFIETGKFATAKQIIEYKKRNGNLITIKSDDTTGDAIKKMSDAGISQIPVMDGENIVGSLIDSKVLKQLIENPSLREKPVSEIMDKPFTFVGLDNTLDVLSSLITKDNSALLVRDTDNKVYIITQADLLMAINN
- a CDS encoding aspartate carbamoyltransferase catalytic subunit; the protein is MQQQLSVKHLLGIEDLKKEDIQLIFETADNFKEVINRQIKKVPSLRDITIANVFFENSTRTRLSFELAQKRLSADVINFSSSSSSVKKGETLVDTVKNILAMKVDMIVMRHASVGAPHFLAKHVDAKIVNAGDGTHEHPTQALLDTYSIRERTGDVAGKKVCIFGDILHSRVALSNIFALQKLGAEVMVCGPNTLLPTYINSLGVKVELDVRKALEWCDVANVLRIQLERQTIKYFPSLREYAMYYGINKELLDSLDKEIVIMHPGPINRGVELSSDVADSHHSIILDQVENGVAVRMAVLYLLAGAIN
- the cmk gene encoding (d)CMP kinase: MKKIIIALDGYSACGKSTTARIVASRLGYSYIDTGAMYRAATLYFHQNYINLTNPKDIAKALGEIQITFKYNTKQERNETYLNGLNVEDEIRKMYITEKVSEVSAIADVRHFMVAQQKKIGKKGGMVMDGRDIGTAVFPEAELKMFMVADINVRAWRRQQELFDQEQVVDLDVIKSNLARRDHMDTTRQEGPLKKADDAFILDTTFMTIDEQVDYILNLATGKIIEDYTRLLTP
- a CDS encoding DUF502 domain-containing protein, which gives rise to MPKFLKYFLQGLLFVIPVSITIFIIYAAISWLDSLIPKIFDVELYPGMGLVLILGLITFIGYLASTLIAKPAFIVVENYLYKVPVINLIYSSVKDFTGAFVGEKKKFNIPVLVRINKDFDICRLGFLTQTDLKRLKLEDKVAVYFPHSYNISGNLTIVPKEHIILLDAQSSEVMKFIVSGGVSGLNY
- a CDS encoding LptF/LptG family permease, producing the protein MRIKLLDWYIFRNFLQTFVFTVVLLVLVICVIDYTERNGDFLSSDVTTREIFLVYYLNFIPYLANMLSPITIFIAAVFVTARFAAHTEIIAMLSSGVSFRRLLMPYVAASILIGILTFGLIGWVIPDANKKRIGFENQYLRNKYHFDGRNVHMKIAPETYVYLESYNNMMDVGYQFTLEYIDGIDMHSKLKANKIVWQEDTETWRLEKYSIREFKDGKESLRFGDRADTLINLHPQDFGDNYSRHETLTLNELEDHILLLQERGAENIEVFLTEKYERYTYPFAILILTVIGVVVSARKSREGTGFKIAFGFFLAFIYIIFVILSRNLAHVGSMGPLVAAWVPNTVFSIIGLMLYKSVPK
- the pyrR gene encoding bifunctional pyr operon transcriptional regulator/uracil phosphoribosyltransferase PyrR, with amino-acid sequence MRKRIIIDSRLLNITIERLSHQLIENHDDFENSVILGIQPRGVFLAKRITTKLSEILGKEINLGFLDVTFYRDDFRRKDSPLKANATQVPFLLEGKKVVLVDDVLYTGRTVRAAMDAMIAFGRPQKVELLALVDRRYSRDLPIQANYIGKKVNCLESEKVLVELTEGGKKQDNIWLINKNQA
- a CDS encoding glycosyltransferase; translated protein: MTLAIFYLFLLCICIQVYFYLYYFPILLFHKDKSTRADTESKVSIIVCAHNEYKNLKTLIPRLLSQEYLEYEIIIVNDRSNDKTSTLETLFKNDKLKFVHINKTPKGFTSKKYALTKGIESAKNEIILLTDADCVPASNLWLKEMSEKNTPQSPIVLGYSPYQRKAGLLNALIRYETIYTGIQYLSAALRGAPYMGVGRNLCYRKNLFNENNGLESHKNITGGDDDLFIKDVADKHEVSIKITQKSQTISTPKHTWKGWFIQKKRHLNAGKHYKTQHKVMIGALNLSHILFYTTFFLLLPAYEEKLLLFALFLGRAILTTITFSLISYKLKDKLQWYLLPILDLIYIVNYIIFGATALFSTTKKWN
- a CDS encoding 4-hydroxy-3-methylbut-2-enyl diphosphate reductase — translated: MNIAIDKNSGYCFGVEFAIQMAEDEMRNGGALYCLGDIVHNSMEVKRLKEQGLRIIDREELKNLKDCKVLIRAHGEPPETYQLALDNNIELIDASCPVVLKLQNRVKSSWDKMQDVEGQIVIYGQQGHAEVVGLAGQTRNKAIIVTSEEDLDKIDFSKPVTLYSQTTKSTKGFYAIKDKIAERLGNDSEKPAFVYNDSICRQVSNREPQLQEFSTKHDIIVFVSGKKSSNGKALFGVCKNINERSFFVENETEINAEWFEPGDSVGICGATSTPMWLMQKVADHIEKLMLNMEAV
- the tgt gene encoding tRNA guanosine(34) transglycosylase Tgt, producing MFFKLDHQDNESSARTGTVFTGHGEIKTPVFMPVGTAGSVKAVHQRELNEDIKAQIILGNTYHLYLRPGLEIMEKAGGLHKFNGWHKPILTDSGGYQVYSMSDIRKIKEEGATFKSHIDGSLHFFSPENVMDIQRTIGADIIMAFDECTPYPCDYKYAKDSMEMTHRWLKRCCDRFDSTEDKYGYKQVLFPIVQGSTYKDLRRQSAEAIAEAGREGNAIGGLSVGEPAEMMYEMTEEVCSILPRDKPRYLMGVGTPANLLENIALGVDMFDCVMPTRNARNGMIFTTQGILNIRNKKWEDDFSPLDPVLGGFVNETYSKAYLRHLMVSGEILACQIASVQNLSFYLWLMDEARREIEKGTFLAWKNKMVKQVMQRL